The following are encoded together in the Pseudidiomarina andamanensis genome:
- a CDS encoding sensor histidine kinase gives MPYYFLHFGNGNLHNSTISHQYWSIIKALSIMSLMTAIAFVLERWLLPSSGTVLVILAGVIITSLSVPNRIAYGAVIFGALAFNFLFTAPRGSLHMEDFEEITTMAVFLAVGLAMVYWITRERIQRAELNDAELRSTILLSLSHDLRSPLTSIIGNLSTLQIYREQISVEQQEELINAASEESERLHSYLENLFQATRFEHGAVHIFPQKISVHDVIVETIKRLPANSRINYLASNHPECIIEVQVSLFTQALYNILDNALRYSNLEKPVTIDLKATAHGSTTGAEIMITNYLNEPLVESPTNWLKPFYSARKGDRGHGGAGLGLSVAFSIIKAHQGQLSFESDEHQLKVRIRLP, from the coding sequence TTGCCTTATTACTTCCTTCATTTTGGCAACGGTAACTTGCATAACAGCACAATTAGCCATCAATATTGGTCAATTATCAAAGCGCTCTCGATTATGAGCCTAATGACCGCGATTGCCTTTGTTCTAGAGCGTTGGTTACTCCCTAGCTCTGGAACGGTTCTGGTTATTCTTGCTGGCGTGATCATTACCTCCTTATCCGTTCCAAACCGTATCGCTTATGGCGCCGTAATATTTGGCGCATTAGCATTTAATTTCCTGTTTACTGCGCCTCGTGGCTCATTGCATATGGAAGATTTTGAAGAAATCACCACGATGGCGGTATTTCTCGCGGTTGGATTGGCAATGGTTTACTGGATAACTCGCGAGCGTATTCAACGCGCCGAATTGAACGACGCTGAGTTGCGTTCAACGATTTTATTGAGCCTTTCACACGATTTGCGAAGCCCTTTGACCAGCATTATAGGTAATTTGTCGACGTTGCAAATTTACCGCGAGCAAATTAGCGTTGAACAGCAAGAGGAATTAATCAATGCCGCATCGGAGGAATCGGAGCGACTACACAGTTATCTTGAGAACCTTTTTCAAGCCACGCGCTTTGAACATGGTGCAGTGCACATATTCCCGCAAAAAATCTCTGTACACGATGTAATTGTTGAAACTATAAAGAGGCTTCCAGCAAATTCGCGAATTAACTACCTCGCCTCGAACCATCCAGAATGTATTATTGAAGTTCAAGTGAGCCTCTTCACCCAAGCACTCTATAATATTCTTGATAATGCGCTGCGTTACAGTAACTTAGAGAAACCCGTTACCATTGACTTAAAAGCCACCGCGCATGGTTCAACTACAGGCGCAGAGATAATGATTACCAACTACCTCAATGAACCGTTAGTAGAATCGCCAACAAATTGGTTAAAGCCATTTTATTCGGCTCGCAAAGGCGATCGTGGACACGGTGGTGCGGGACTAGGCTTAAGTGTTGCTTTTAGTATTATCAAAGCACATCAAGGTCAACTTTCATTTGAGAGTGATGAGCACCAACTTAAAGTTCGGATACGCTTACCATGA
- a CDS encoding TrkH family potassium uptake protein, translating into MRLKILLKLLSIPLAWVGFVQFIFAWLNVFYFRDGTGAHFFFSSALVFLVAISFWAFSRNVPLTKIYPQDGLLFATFTWLLAGLCSAIPIYLVTDVSWTDATFESISAMTTTGATILVGLDDMPIGFLMYRQFLQWLGGLGVVIFVVAVLPMLNVGGMRLLVAETPGPVKDEKIVPRVGYATRYLWLIYVSITTFCALSYWLAGMSAYDAIAHSFTTVSTGGFSTHDASMGYFDSQLILYIANVFMILGAISFNLHYRVIFKNQWNQYWQDEETRVFIHLIAAISIILIIILTISANYDTLSERVAQSIFHIVSFMTSTGYGATDLSAWPVATGLLLVFTSYLGGCAGSTAGGNKIVRDIITFKIIRQQLFLLSHPHAVKAVRYQKQLVGSDVLSAVMAFMLLAATMSLVLTIALMATGLDFWSSFTAVSACLNVLGPGFGEVGSNFIPVTDAGIWILNFAMLLGRLEYFTIIALLLPSFWQR; encoded by the coding sequence ATGCGCCTTAAAATACTTCTAAAACTTCTCAGTATTCCTCTAGCTTGGGTTGGATTTGTTCAATTCATCTTTGCTTGGTTAAATGTCTTCTATTTTCGCGATGGTACCGGCGCCCACTTCTTTTTTAGCTCGGCGCTCGTATTTCTTGTCGCTATTTCATTTTGGGCTTTCAGTAGAAACGTCCCGTTAACCAAGATTTATCCGCAAGATGGTCTCCTTTTTGCCACATTCACTTGGCTGTTGGCGGGGCTATGCAGCGCTATCCCGATTTATCTCGTCACCGATGTGTCTTGGACTGATGCGACGTTCGAATCAATCAGCGCGATGACCACAACCGGCGCTACAATTCTCGTCGGCTTGGATGACATGCCCATTGGCTTCTTGATGTATCGCCAATTTTTGCAATGGCTTGGCGGCCTTGGCGTTGTCATTTTCGTTGTTGCTGTATTACCTATGCTAAACGTGGGTGGCATGCGTTTACTTGTAGCCGAAACCCCAGGCCCAGTGAAAGACGAAAAGATTGTGCCGCGCGTTGGTTATGCCACGCGTTATCTCTGGTTAATTTATGTCTCCATTACCACGTTTTGTGCGTTGAGTTATTGGCTCGCTGGCATGTCCGCGTACGATGCCATTGCACATAGTTTTACAACAGTATCCACAGGCGGCTTCTCAACACATGATGCCAGCATGGGATACTTTGATAGCCAGCTCATTCTATACATCGCTAATGTATTCATGATACTTGGTGCTATTAGCTTCAACTTACATTATCGCGTAATTTTCAAGAACCAGTGGAATCAATATTGGCAAGATGAGGAAACCCGCGTTTTTATCCATTTAATTGCGGCAATATCGATTATTCTTATCATTATTCTGACTATTTCTGCTAATTACGACACCTTAAGTGAACGCGTTGCACAAAGCATATTCCATATCGTTTCATTTATGACGAGCACCGGATATGGTGCAACCGACTTAAGTGCATGGCCAGTTGCGACCGGTTTGTTGCTCGTATTTACAAGCTATTTAGGCGGCTGTGCAGGCTCTACTGCAGGTGGCAATAAGATAGTTCGAGACATCATCACTTTTAAAATTATTCGCCAACAACTTTTTCTCCTCTCCCACCCTCATGCGGTAAAAGCCGTGCGTTACCAAAAACAACTCGTCGGCTCTGACGTATTGAGTGCGGTCATGGCGTTTATGCTACTAGCTGCCACAATGAGCCTTGTTCTGACTATTGCTTTAATGGCGACTGGCCTTGATTTTTGGTCATCATTTACCGCGGTATCGGCATGTTTAAACGTATTAGGCCCTGGTTTTGGTGAAGTTGGTAGTAACTTCATTCCAGTTACCGATGCAGGCATTTGGATATTAAATTTTGCCATGCTATTGGGTCGATTGGAGTACTTCACTATAATTGCCTTATTACTTCCTTCATTTTGGCAACGGTAA
- a CDS encoding trans-sulfuration enzyme family protein produces MTNSKAYPFSSATALAQALGKIDQESQGVVLPIHVATTYIRGADNTYPTGNVYSRADNPTYKPVEQLLCQLEGGEQALLFGSGMAAATAVFLGLKPGDHVVAPTVMYWALRNWLLNFATDWGLRIDFVDMTDLEAVAAAITPQQTKLVWLETPGNPMWTISDIAAISELAKSAGAAVAVDSTCATPLLTQPLALGADIVMHSATKYLNGHSDVIAGALITKQDSPYWQRIRAVRAQGGAVPSPHDAAQLLRGMRTMHLRVRESCSNAMFLAEQLEQHPQILEVLYPGLPSFAGHAVACKQMHGGFGGMLSIRVKGGESAAVHLAANTKLWKRATSLGGVESLIEHRASVEGEGTPCPPDLLRLSAGIEDKHELLNDLFQALPKT; encoded by the coding sequence ATGACCAACAGCAAAGCTTACCCGTTTAGTTCTGCCACCGCACTTGCTCAGGCGCTTGGTAAAATCGACCAAGAAAGTCAAGGCGTCGTACTTCCTATTCATGTGGCGACCACCTACATTCGCGGAGCGGATAATACCTACCCGACCGGTAATGTTTATTCGCGAGCGGACAATCCAACTTATAAACCGGTTGAGCAGCTGCTATGTCAACTTGAAGGTGGCGAGCAAGCATTATTATTTGGCTCGGGTATGGCGGCCGCTACAGCCGTATTTTTGGGTTTAAAACCTGGTGATCATGTGGTTGCACCAACGGTCATGTATTGGGCACTGCGCAATTGGCTGCTAAACTTCGCCACCGATTGGGGTTTACGCATCGATTTTGTCGATATGACCGATCTTGAAGCGGTGGCTGCAGCTATCACGCCACAGCAAACCAAGTTGGTTTGGCTAGAAACCCCTGGTAATCCAATGTGGACCATTAGTGATATCGCCGCCATCAGTGAATTAGCAAAGTCAGCCGGTGCTGCGGTTGCTGTCGATTCCACTTGTGCGACACCATTGCTCACGCAACCTCTCGCGCTAGGCGCAGATATTGTCATGCACAGCGCGACGAAATATCTAAACGGCCACTCAGATGTGATTGCTGGTGCGCTAATTACCAAACAAGACTCGCCTTATTGGCAGCGTATTCGCGCGGTGCGCGCACAAGGTGGCGCCGTTCCTAGCCCGCATGACGCAGCGCAATTGCTCCGCGGCATGCGGACCATGCACCTACGGGTAAGAGAGAGCTGTAGCAATGCCATGTTCTTGGCTGAGCAACTCGAACAGCATCCACAAATACTTGAAGTTTTGTATCCTGGATTACCAAGTTTTGCGGGGCATGCGGTCGCCTGTAAGCAAATGCATGGCGGTTTCGGTGGTATGTTATCCATTCGCGTTAAAGGTGGTGAGAGCGCAGCAGTGCATCTTGCGGCGAACACCAAACTATGGAAACGCGCCACGTCGCTCGGCGGCGTCGAAAGTTTGATTGAACACCGCGCCAGCGTTGAAGGCGAAGGCACACCTTGCCCTCCTGATCTACTGCGCTTATCAGCCGGCATTGAAGACAAACACGAACTTTTGAATGACCTATTTCAAGCGCTTCCCAAAACGTAA